TCCTGCCCACGCTAAAAAGCCTTCTGACGCAAGTTCAGGAGGCTTTTTCCATTTTATGGCCGTTTGCAGTTTACATCCCTCCCATTACTGCAAATTCTTTTGTTTCCCGGGTGATAATTGAAAGCCACAGGTATTAATTGTTCAAATGCGTTCTCTCATTTATCAACAAAAAACATCTGTAAACATGAAAAAACAAACGAAAATTATTCTGTGTATCCTTTCAGTTACCTTGATCGGGTTCTGCCTGTATCATTTCCTTGGGTAAACCATATAATCGTACACCATGAAAGAAAGCATCAATGTATGGGGCATTAAGGAATATGAAGGCGATGGCGTCAGCTGTCCCATTATTCCCGCAAACCTGCCGTGGTATAAAAAAGCAGCGCTTACCTTTTTCAGGTTTGGCATATGCCCTGCTTGTATTGTTATGAGCCTGGGTTATAGTGTCCGGAGATCCTTCAGGGGTAAAAACAGTGTATAAACGGCCGGTTTCACCCCCCAACCATCCGGAGGAATAGTGGATAACTATTCCTCTTTTTATTTTTTCAAATAAAGTACCGCCATTTCGTGCGGCCAGCAACGTTACCCGGGAACATATAAATTCAAAAAAATTCAGAAGATATATTATATTAGTAACGCCAAAAAAGAGGTCAACCAAAATTTTCTGTACGGTGGCACTGACCATACCACCAGTATACTGTTCGGAATGTCCTTTACCCACGGGCATTTTTTAAATGCAAAACATGAATTGTTGATAATCCTTATACTGCTTTTTTATGAAGAACTATGTAAACAGGTTTGTTAAATCACTCGGCATTCTCTTTGTCCTGCTGTATTTTATCTTTATGCTTCCTGCGTTGGTGCTGGGACAGGACCCTAACGGCAATTCTACATTTAACGTGATTGCGCCCTCTCCCACTGCTGCTGCTATGGATAAATTTGCATTGGTGCCGGTAGGTTATTATACCGGTGTTCCCAATATCAACATACCGGTTTTTACGTATACCATTCCCCGTTTGAACTATCATTTGGCTATTGATATGAGTTATCATTCAGGTGGTATCAAAGTAGACGAGATGCCTTCAAATGTAGGCATTGGCTGGTCATTAGGGGCAGGGGGATCTGTTAACCGGAGCACAGTAGGCCTTCCGGATGATTACCCTTCCGTTGGCTTTATGTATGCGCCTCCCTTTAACCAAACCAAACAGATGCTGGAGAGGTATTCTTTTGGCCAGGAAGACAGTGAGCCGGATGTCTTTACTTTCAACTTCAATGGCATTTCCGGAAAATTTTATATCGGGAAAAGAAAAAACAATGTCAATCAAATTATGCTGGCTACCCGGTCGGGCGTGAGGATAGAACTGTTGCGCAGTGGTCTTCCCGCAAACGACAGCCCTATAGACGGCTTTATCATTACGAATACCGACGGTGTAAAATATGTCTTCGATGTGAAAGAAACTACTGCCACACGTTATACCAACCTTGGCGATGTGACCTATACCTCGGCCTGGCATCTCTCTAAAGTGGTCCTGCCGGTACCAGGCATAAGCATTCTTTATGAATATGAGGGATATCATTCAGTATATACTACCGGCATCTCCCAAACCCGGGAATATCTCCTGAAATTCAATATACCCGGAGACAATCCGGCGGAGAACTTCAGGACATCAACCGGTAGCGTTGATATATACGGTAAAAGGATTTCCAGGATAGTATTGCCGGGAAACAGGGATGTCCGGTTTAAATATGGAAATGCCAGGACAGACCTTCCCGGAGACCAGCAGCTGGACAGCATCATCTATGACACGCGCAACCAAAGAGGTGTGAAACTTAATTACGACTATTCTGTCGGCAACAGGCTAACCCTTACCAGCGTACAGGAATTTGCGGGCAGCCAACAGAAACCAGCCCACGTCTTTACCTATAATCCAGGTTTACCCGCCAGATTATCCTATAGCCAGGACCACTGGGGATACCATAATGGAAAAAACAATGTAACCCTGATACCAAAGCTGGAAGACTTTGAAAAATATATATTCGCTAACACCGGTACAGGAACGCCTCCTGCCAATTCAACACTGGCCGGCGACCGGAGCGTAGACTCGACCGCAGCGCTGGCAGGATTACTTAACAAAATAACCTACCCCACAGGAGGGACAACCACCTTCGAATATGAGCCTAACCGGGTATCAGACACCATCATGCGCCGATACTACCGGAGCAAGACAGAATCTACTTTCCTGAATGGATATGAAACAACCCGAAGCAAAGTATTCTCTATTTATAACGACAGACAGGCCGGAGCAATTGATTTCACCTTTTACTTTCGCGACTATCCCTATGGGCTGGACACACGTTTTGCATTTGCATTCGATATAAAGAGCCTCGATGGGACCAAAACTTATGGCTCTGCCACCTTTGGCTATAGTGATACTAATGGGAAGACGGTGGTCCGCAGCAACTTACTGAGCATGCCAGCCGGACAGTACCAGATCGTATGGAGCTCCACCTACACAGATCCGCTGGACAACCCATTCACCTTCTCTTTAAAATGGAATGAGATCGTGCCGGATTCCATGATAATACCCAGCTTTCTCACCGGCGGATGCAGGATAAGAAAAATCGAGGTCCTAGATGGTTTTACCAATGTTATACAGTCACGCAGCTTCAGGTATGTTCAGGAAGATGGCATTACCTCTTCAGGGGTAATGGGCAAGCTTCCTGTTTATGACCGTATCTATGACACCAGAAAATACAAAATTACAGAGGTAGGAGGCCAGCCTGTTAAAAACTTAAGTACTGCCACCTACTTCACCAGGGCCAGCAATCCTACCCAGGCTATGCTATACACATCCGGCAGCCCGATTGGTTACCAAAGAGTGGAAGAAATACTTCCCAATGGAAAAAACGTGTACAAATACTCTTCTTTCAAAGATTCGCGATCTAATGTAGAGAATCTGTTCCCTAACCCTCCCGCCTATCTGAAAGACTGGGAACTGGGGCTGCAGAAAGAAATGTATGCATATGACACCAACGGTAAACTGGTAAAAAAGGTCCTTTCCTACTATCAAACTCCCGCCATGGCCAGCGAGCCAGGTACACTTGATGCACTCAAAGCAGCACAGGACAAATTCGCATACGACGATGGCAGAGACCCTTCCGGTGAAACATTTGTATACATGGAGTACCCCACTCCCATGGGATGTGCATTACAAGACAGTACCGTTCAGACAGTTTACACGTCCACAGGAGATTCCATCGTTAACCGGACTCATTACACTTACGAGTCTTTCGACGCCTTCCGGCATTATCAACCCTTATCCATTGCAGAAGAGATCAGCGACGGATGGAAAAAATCCTATTTCGCTTACCCTA
The Chitinophaga varians genome window above contains:
- a CDS encoding RHS repeat protein produces the protein MKNYVNRFVKSLGILFVLLYFIFMLPALVLGQDPNGNSTFNVIAPSPTAAAMDKFALVPVGYYTGVPNINIPVFTYTIPRLNYHLAIDMSYHSGGIKVDEMPSNVGIGWSLGAGGSVNRSTVGLPDDYPSVGFMYAPPFNQTKQMLERYSFGQEDSEPDVFTFNFNGISGKFYIGKRKNNVNQIMLATRSGVRIELLRSGLPANDSPIDGFIITNTDGVKYVFDVKETTATRYTNLGDVTYTSAWHLSKVVLPVPGISILYEYEGYHSVYTTGISQTREYLLKFNIPGDNPAENFRTSTGSVDIYGKRISRIVLPGNRDVRFKYGNARTDLPGDQQLDSIIYDTRNQRGVKLNYDYSVGNRLTLTSVQEFAGSQQKPAHVFTYNPGLPARLSYSQDHWGYHNGKNNVTLIPKLEDFEKYIFANTGTGTPPANSTLAGDRSVDSTAALAGLLNKITYPTGGTTTFEYEPNRVSDTIMRRYYRSKTESTFLNGYETTRSKVFSIYNDRQAGAIDFTFYFRDYPYGLDTRFAFAFDIKSLDGTKTYGSATFGYSDTNGKTVVRSNLLSMPAGQYQIVWSSTYTDPLDNPFTFSLKWNEIVPDSMIIPSFLTGGCRIRKIEVLDGFTNVIQSRSFRYVQEDGITSSGVMGKLPVYDRIYDTRKYKITEVGGQPVKNLSTATYFTRASNPTQAMLYTSGSPIGYQRVEEILPNGKNVYKYSSFKDSRSNVENLFPNPPAYLKDWELGLQKEMYAYDTNGKLVKKVLSYYQTPAMASEPGTLDALKAAQDKFAYDDGRDPSGETFVYMEYPTPMGCALQDSTVQTVYTSTGDSIVNRTHYTYESFDAFRHYQPLSIAEEISDGWKKSYFAYPTDYTAGTAFIDSMVNKNILILPVEQVSTKNNRITSGSATHYNPANPGMPAQTYRLETDQGIPYASFKFSNQLPGVLPAGNKSAFVKDSRYQPENTVTTGDAGCILSVQKNNDIPVSYLWGYQQQFPVARITGATYTQAASLVDLNVLNNPASDQQLRSELNKLRTGLNNATVSTYTYDPLLGATSETDPSGKTVYYEYDTFGRLKLIKDINGKIVKQFDYQYQVPAAQ